The following are from one region of the Pseudazoarcus pumilus genome:
- a CDS encoding HigA family addiction module antitoxin, whose translation MVYYGQRQLARDVRVQRRKRLCSGLRGLSLMAMHNPPHPGEFITDIYLEPNGISGRELADKLDVAASTLSRVLKGSSRVTPEMALRLSKAIGRSPESWLAMQDTYDLWLARQSVDLQRVGKLKLAAA comes from the coding sequence TTGGTCTATTACGGTCAACGGCAACTGGCGCGTGACGTTCGAGTTCAAAGACGGAAACGCCTATGTTCTGGACTACGAGGACTATCACTAATGGCTATGCACAATCCTCCTCACCCTGGTGAGTTCATCACCGACATCTATCTCGAGCCCAATGGCATCAGCGGCAGGGAGCTTGCGGACAAGCTGGACGTGGCCGCTTCTACTCTTAGTCGTGTGCTGAAGGGCTCCAGCCGGGTCACGCCTGAAATGGCGCTCCGCCTGTCCAAGGCTATTGGCCGTAGCCCCGAGAGCTGGCTCGCCATGCAGGACACGTACGATCTGTGGCTCGCGCGGCAGAGCGTCGACTTGCAAAGGGTTGGAAAGCTCAAGTTGGCCGCGGCCTAA
- a CDS encoding type II toxin-antitoxin system RelE/ParE family toxin: MIKTFRHKGLRRLFETGSASGVQASHAKRLRMQLAALDTAQSIDDMDIPGFRLHPLKGELRGRWSITVNGNWRVTFEFKDGNAYVLDYEDYH; encoded by the coding sequence ATGATCAAGACGTTCCGGCACAAAGGACTTCGCCGTCTCTTTGAGACAGGAAGCGCCTCGGGCGTTCAGGCCAGCCATGCCAAGCGGCTCCGGATGCAACTGGCCGCCTTGGACACTGCCCAGTCGATCGACGATATGGATATCCCCGGGTTTCGCCTTCACCCGCTTAAAGGTGAGCTACGAGGGCGTTGGTCTATTACGGTCAACGGCAACTGGCGCGTGACGTTCGAGTTCAAAGACGGAAACGCCTATGTTCTGGACTACGAGGACTATCACTAA
- a CDS encoding type II toxin-antitoxin system VapC family toxin, whose amino-acid sequence MIVLDTNVVSEAMKAAPNATVLAWLDEQAAETLYLSSVTLAELLFGIGAPPSGRRKDALKQTLDGLLVLFADRVLPFDTDAARHYAELAVSARAAGKGFPTPDGYIAAIAKARGFTVATRDVAPFQAAGLKVINPWEAMQ is encoded by the coding sequence ATGATCGTCCTGGATACCAATGTCGTTTCCGAGGCGATGAAAGCCGCGCCGAACGCCACCGTGCTGGCGTGGTTGGATGAGCAGGCGGCCGAAACCCTTTACCTTTCCAGCGTCACGCTTGCCGAACTGCTGTTCGGCATCGGTGCCCCGCCATCCGGCCGGCGCAAGGATGCGCTGAAGCAAACGCTGGATGGCCTTCTGGTGCTGTTCGCGGATCGCGTGCTCCCCTTTGACACCGACGCAGCCCGGCACTACGCCGAGCTGGCCGTTTCCGCCCGAGCGGCCGGCAAGGGCTTCCCCACACCCGACGGCTATATCGCCGCCATCGCGAAGGCTCGCGGTTTCACCGTCGCCACGCGCGACGTTGCGCCATTCCAGGCGGCGGGCCTCAAGGTCATCAATCCGTGGGAGGCCATGCAGTGA
- a CDS encoding Txe/YoeB family addiction module toxin has product MKLVFSDQAWEDYLHWQKHDRKMVERINRLIREIQRTPHEGIGKPEPLKHALAGWWSRRIDDEHRIVYRVEGDAVQIAQLRFHY; this is encoded by the coding sequence ATGAAGCTGGTCTTCTCCGACCAGGCCTGGGAAGACTATCTCCACTGGCAGAAGCACGACCGCAAGATGGTCGAGCGCATCAACCGCCTCATCCGCGAAATCCAGCGCACCCCGCACGAAGGCATCGGCAAACCCGAACCGCTCAAGCATGCGCTGGCTGGCTGGTGGTCCCGCCGCATCGACGACGAGCACCGCATCGTGTATCGCGTGGAGGGCGATGCGGTGCAGATTGCGCAGTTGCGGTTTCACTACTGA
- the recC gene encoding exodeoxyribonuclease V subunit gamma, which produces MSAPPDLPPGLILVHGNRAEALRDVLVAWMRHHPLAPLEDETVLVQSNGIAQWLRLAMTDERDGGCGIAAAMRFDLPSRFFWRVYRAVLGREAVPEASPLDESRLVWRLMRLLPGLLQDPVYAPLARFLVDDADARKRFQVAGRLADLFDQYQVYRADWLAAWAAGEDVLPDLRGQHDPLPEDQRWQPALWRALCADLAQAGLPATGGRAAVHERFMEVVESAGDARPPGLPRRVLVFGISSLPQQSLEVLAAMARWSQVLMCVHNPCEHHWADIVQGRELLRRERASRQSRRAGFPEELPEDALHLHAQPLLAAWGRQGRDFVALLDSYDDATARGRHAELLAGIGQRIDRFEPTGGATLLAQLQDDIRDLRPLAETRDKWPAVAPGDHSIQFHIAHGPQREVEILHDRLLAAFDADPDLRPRDIIVMVPDIDAYAPHVRAVFGLHDANDARRIPYCLADQGSRATDPLVQGLELLLGLPNARVTASEVLDLLDVPALRRRFGLDESDLPTLARWVRGANVRWGLHAEHRAALDLPPTDAADHTWLFGLRRMLLGYAAGRDVAWQGIESHGEIGGLDAALLGPLAQLVARLDAAWRHLREPAAPQQWRERLVNLLADFFDAGDDAEAALTVERLNTALADWADACLEAGLAEPLPLAVVAEHWMSALDAGGLTQRFFAGAVTFATLMPMRAIPFRHVCLLGMNDGDYPRTRAPLDFDLMGRPGQMRPGDRSRREDDRYLFLEALLSARDVLYVSWVGRSITDNVERPASVLVGQLRDHLAAGWRAADGDDLLKRLTVEHRLQPFSPAYFGADPELFTYAREWRESAAARPAGAAALEPLVSDEPLTLDELSRFLRDPVKGFFRTRLGVDLSREEAVADDVEPFNADGLRRWQRGDELITVQARALAAGGDVDAAREVGLARIARRGEFAPGGFGVVEARELALPMQALFEQYVAELALWPQTLEDEAVAVETEVDGRRLVLSDRLSDMRADATGARARVLLVASNIIDGKKRTWRHHVLWRHWPAHLAAQLGGPTVTRVLSAVGDARFAPLAADTARELLADLLRARDTGLCRPLPFAVKTAAELLTGKTARRIYEGDDFNSTGERGDDPHLARAWPDYAALEAGGLAEWAERLLQPMLDALHDGDGDGDGDGEGE; this is translated from the coding sequence ATGTCCGCTCCGCCCGACCTTCCGCCCGGCCTGATCCTCGTGCACGGCAATCGTGCCGAGGCGCTGCGTGACGTGCTGGTGGCGTGGATGCGGCATCACCCGCTGGCGCCGCTGGAAGACGAAACGGTGCTGGTGCAGAGCAACGGCATTGCGCAGTGGCTGCGCCTTGCCATGACCGACGAGCGCGACGGCGGTTGCGGCATTGCCGCAGCGATGCGCTTCGATTTGCCGTCGCGTTTCTTCTGGCGGGTGTATCGCGCGGTGCTGGGCCGTGAGGCGGTGCCGGAGGCTTCGCCGCTGGATGAGTCGCGGCTGGTGTGGCGGCTGATGCGGCTGCTGCCGGGACTGCTGCAAGACCCGGTGTATGCGCCGCTGGCGCGTTTCCTGGTCGATGACGCGGACGCGCGCAAGCGCTTTCAGGTGGCAGGCCGACTGGCCGACCTGTTCGACCAATATCAGGTGTATCGCGCGGACTGGTTGGCGGCCTGGGCGGCGGGTGAGGATGTGCTGCCTGATCTGCGCGGCCAGCACGACCCCCTGCCCGAAGACCAGCGCTGGCAGCCGGCGCTATGGCGTGCGCTGTGTGCCGATCTGGCGCAGGCCGGCTTGCCCGCCACCGGCGGCCGCGCGGCGGTGCATGAGCGATTCATGGAAGTGGTGGAGTCGGCCGGTGACGCCCGCCCGCCCGGTCTGCCGCGCCGCGTGCTGGTGTTCGGCATCTCGTCGCTGCCGCAGCAGTCGCTGGAGGTGCTGGCGGCGATGGCGCGCTGGTCGCAGGTGCTGATGTGCGTGCACAACCCCTGCGAGCACCACTGGGCCGACATCGTGCAGGGGCGCGAACTGTTGCGCCGCGAGCGCGCCAGCCGCCAGTCGCGCCGCGCGGGCTTCCCCGAGGAATTGCCCGAAGACGCGCTGCACCTGCACGCCCAGCCGCTGCTCGCGGCCTGGGGCCGGCAGGGGCGGGATTTCGTCGCGCTGCTCGATTCCTATGACGACGCCACCGCGCGCGGCCGGCATGCCGAACTGCTGGCCGGCATCGGCCAGCGCATCGACCGGTTCGAGCCCACCGGCGGCGCGACGCTGCTCGCGCAACTGCAGGACGACATCCGCGACCTGCGCCCGCTGGCCGAGACGCGCGACAAGTGGCCGGCCGTCGCGCCGGGCGACCATTCCATCCAGTTCCACATCGCCCACGGCCCGCAGCGCGAGGTCGAGATCCTGCACGACCGCCTGCTCGCCGCCTTCGATGCCGACCCCGATCTGCGCCCGCGCGACATCATCGTGATGGTGCCTGACATCGACGCCTACGCCCCGCACGTGCGCGCCGTGTTCGGCCTGCACGACGCGAACGACGCGCGCCGCATCCCGTATTGCCTGGCCGATCAGGGCAGCCGCGCCACCGACCCGCTGGTGCAGGGGCTGGAACTGCTGCTTGGCCTGCCGAATGCCCGCGTCACCGCCAGTGAGGTGCTCGACCTGCTCGACGTGCCGGCGCTGCGCCGCCGCTTTGGCCTCGACGAATCCGACCTGCCCACGCTCGCGCGCTGGGTTCGCGGCGCCAACGTGCGCTGGGGCCTGCACGCCGAACACCGCGCCGCGCTCGATCTGCCGCCCACGGACGCCGCCGACCACACGTGGCTGTTCGGCCTGCGCCGCATGTTGCTCGGCTATGCCGCCGGGCGCGATGTGGCCTGGCAGGGCATTGAGTCCCACGGCGAGATCGGCGGGCTGGATGCCGCGCTGCTCGGGCCGCTGGCGCAACTCGTCGCGAGGCTGGACGCCGCGTGGCGGCACTTGCGCGAGCCGGCTGCGCCGCAGCAGTGGCGCGAACGCCTCGTAAACCTGCTCGCCGACTTCTTCGACGCCGGGGACGACGCCGAAGCCGCGCTCACCGTCGAACGTCTCAACACCGCGCTCGCCGACTGGGCCGACGCCTGCCTTGAGGCCGGGCTCGCCGAGCCGCTGCCGCTGGCGGTGGTGGCCGAGCACTGGATGAGCGCGCTCGACGCCGGCGGCCTCACGCAGCGCTTCTTCGCCGGCGCGGTGACCTTCGCCACGCTGATGCCGATGCGCGCCATCCCCTTCCGTCACGTCTGCCTGCTCGGCATGAACGATGGCGACTACCCGCGCACCCGCGCGCCGCTGGATTTCGACCTGATGGGCCGCCCCGGCCAGATGCGCCCGGGCGACCGCTCGCGCCGCGAGGACGACCGCTACCTGTTCCTCGAAGCGCTGCTGTCCGCGCGCGACGTGTTGTACGTGTCGTGGGTTGGCCGCAGCATCACCGACAACGTCGAGCGCCCGGCCTCGGTGCTGGTCGGGCAGTTGCGCGACCACCTCGCCGCTGGTTGGCGCGCGGCCGACGGTGACGATCTGCTCAAACGGCTCACCGTCGAACACCGGCTCCAGCCCTTCAGTCCGGCGTATTTCGGCGCCGATCCCGAGCTATTCACCTACGCCCGCGAATGGCGCGAATCTGCTGCCGCACGTCCTGCGGGCGCCGCCGCGCTGGAACCGCTCGTCAGCGACGAGCCGCTCACGCTCGACGAGCTTTCGCGCTTCCTGCGCGATCCGGTCAAGGGCTTCTTCCGCACGCGGCTGGGCGTGGACCTCTCGCGCGAGGAGGCCGTCGCCGACGACGTCGAACCCTTCAACGCCGACGGCCTGCGCCGCTGGCAGCGCGGCGACGAACTGATCACCGTGCAGGCGCGCGCGCTGGCCGCCGGGGGCGATGTCGACGCCGCGCGTGAGGTCGGGCTGGCGCGCATCGCGCGGCGCGGCGAATTCGCACCGGGCGGCTTCGGTGTGGTCGAGGCGCGCGAACTCGCGCTGCCGATGCAGGCGCTGTTCGAGCAATACGTCGCTGAGCTCGCGCTGTGGCCGCAGACGCTGGAAGACGAAGCGGTGGCGGTTGAGACTGAAGTCGATGGCCGTCGCCTCGTGCTTTCCGACCGTCTTTCCGACATGCGCGCCGACGCAACAGGTGCTCGTGCCCGCGTGCTGCTGGTGGCCAGCAATATCATCGATGGCAAGAAGCGTACTTGGCGTCATCACGTCTTGTGGCGCCACTGGCCGGCGCACCTCGCCGCGCAGCTGGGCGGGCCGACCGTCACGCGTGTGCTCTCCGCCGTGGGCGACGCACGCTTCGCGCCGCTGGCCGCCGACACCGCGCGCGAACTGCTGGCCGACCTGCTGCGCGCGCGCGACACCGGCCTGTGCCGCCCGCTGCCCTTCGCGGTGAAGACCGCGGCCGAACTGCTCACCGGCAAGACCGCGCGCCGAATCTACGAGGGCGATGATTTCAACTCCACAGGCGAGCGCGGCGACGACCCGCATCTGGCCCGCGCCTGGCCCGACTACGCTGCGCTCGAAGCCGGCGGGCTGGCGGAGTGGGCCGAGCGCCTGCTGCAGCCCATGCTCGATGCCTTGCACGACGGCGACGGCGACGGCGACGGCGACGGGGAGGGCGAATGA
- a CDS encoding FitA-like ribbon-helix-helix domain-containing protein, whose product MPANLTLKGVPDEIHERLKAAAIANHRSLNSEIIAILEARVLTRRVSAQDQLAVIRAARARLKQAEFDHAEIDRIKREGRA is encoded by the coding sequence ATGCCTGCGAACCTGACCCTGAAGGGCGTCCCCGACGAAATCCATGAGCGCCTCAAAGCGGCGGCCATCGCGAATCACCGCAGCCTGAACAGCGAGATCATCGCGATTCTGGAGGCTCGCGTTCTCACTCGACGCGTCTCCGCGCAGGATCAACTCGCGGTCATTCGCGCCGCGCGCGCGCGCCTCAAGCAAGCGGAGTTCGACCACGCCGAGATCGACCGGATCAAGCGCGAGGGGCGCGCATGA
- a CDS encoding type II toxin-antitoxin system Phd/YefM family antitoxin: protein MDAITYTTARANLANTMDRVCEDHEPLIITRNGEQSVVMLSLEDYKALEETAYLLRTPANARRLLASVAQLDGGKGAERTLAE, encoded by the coding sequence ATGGACGCCATCACCTACACCACCGCCCGCGCGAATCTCGCCAACACCATGGATCGCGTCTGTGAAGACCACGAGCCGCTCATCATCACCCGCAACGGCGAACAGTCCGTGGTCATGCTCTCGCTTGAGGACTACAAGGCGCTCGAAGAAACCGCCTACCTGCTGCGCACCCCGGCCAACGCCCGCCGTCTGCTCGCCTCCGTTGCGCAACTCGATGGCGGCAAGGGCGCGGAGCGGACGCTCGCCGAATGA
- a CDS encoding IS1096 element passenger TnpR family protein: MLVPDDDTAIHAIFDRILDEGVAVILETRSFEALQRRLSELFVPLAAHIVAETDEPLEDDQIAAVARGMATHAAFDLWNHTPIPENRFRPRSIARPERNAPCVCGSGRKFKQCCGAIETPGLILPPDEMAARVLQHFPRERIGEIAALHVPVQTLGMVASRWAETGRSDDVIALLEPVFADVRSLDARAEHAADVLLNVYLDRGDEAARNRLLDKLRNAPDKTLVCVAHQRDAVRAADLDDFPRAWAAFNAAQRLTPNNPALSHLEILILLQERRTEEARARAEFWIAKLSRDPDHDHSDLIEMLRTLPAEGQRMLAEASDEAPLIFDPVLAQHLSELPMRYSVKRLVLHVELSDIEPPIWRRIEVENTLSFADLHVILQEAMGWQDCHLYEFVVGDVRLQPADAPTAGGAAERTLPDDVVELGQLLNRRKYFGYVYDFGDDWRHRITVEQRLPSRPHERPAALIDGARACPPEDCGGVPGYYELLDALAHPRHRNSRERLGWARNWKPDRFDLRATAKRVEALFRSID, from the coding sequence ATGCTCGTTCCCGACGACGACACGGCCATTCACGCCATTTTCGACCGGATACTTGACGAGGGGGTGGCCGTGATACTGGAGACCCGTTCGTTCGAGGCGTTGCAGCGGCGCCTGAGTGAATTGTTCGTTCCACTTGCCGCCCACATCGTCGCGGAAACGGACGAACCCCTGGAGGACGATCAGATCGCTGCCGTGGCGCGCGGGATGGCCACCCACGCGGCCTTCGATCTGTGGAACCACACGCCCATTCCGGAGAACCGTTTCCGCCCCCGGTCCATCGCCCGCCCGGAGCGCAACGCGCCCTGCGTGTGCGGTTCGGGCCGCAAGTTCAAGCAATGCTGCGGTGCGATCGAAACCCCCGGCCTGATCCTGCCACCGGACGAGATGGCGGCCCGCGTCCTGCAGCACTTCCCGCGCGAGCGCATTGGCGAGATCGCCGCACTGCACGTGCCGGTACAGACCCTGGGCATGGTGGCCAGCCGTTGGGCGGAAACCGGTCGCAGCGATGACGTGATCGCACTGCTGGAGCCGGTGTTCGCCGATGTGCGATCGCTCGACGCACGCGCCGAGCACGCCGCCGATGTCCTGCTCAACGTCTACCTCGATCGCGGTGACGAAGCCGCGCGCAACCGGCTGCTGGACAAGCTGCGCAACGCCCCGGACAAGACGCTGGTCTGCGTCGCCCACCAGCGCGATGCCGTCCGCGCCGCGGACCTGGACGATTTCCCGCGGGCCTGGGCAGCCTTCAACGCCGCCCAGCGGCTCACACCGAACAATCCGGCCCTGTCGCATCTGGAGATCCTGATCCTGCTGCAGGAAAGACGCACCGAGGAGGCCCGCGCACGCGCCGAATTCTGGATCGCCAAGCTCTCACGTGACCCCGACCACGACCACTCCGACCTGATCGAGATGCTGCGCACCCTGCCTGCGGAGGGGCAACGCATGCTCGCCGAAGCCTCTGACGAGGCGCCGTTGATCTTCGACCCCGTGCTCGCGCAACATCTGTCCGAACTGCCCATGCGGTACTCGGTCAAGCGGCTGGTGCTGCACGTGGAGTTGAGCGACATCGAACCTCCGATATGGCGTCGCATCGAGGTGGAGAACACGCTCAGCTTCGCCGACCTGCATGTGATCCTGCAGGAGGCGATGGGGTGGCAGGACTGCCATCTGTACGAGTTCGTTGTCGGCGATGTCCGCCTGCAGCCCGCCGACGCCCCCACTGCGGGCGGAGCAGCCGAGCGCACCCTGCCCGACGACGTGGTCGAACTCGGCCAGTTGCTGAACCGGCGAAAATACTTCGGCTACGTCTACGATTTCGGTGACGACTGGCGTCACCGCATCACGGTCGAGCAGCGCCTGCCCTCGCGCCCGCATGAGCGCCCCGCCGCACTGATAGACGGCGCTCGCGCCTGCCCACCGGAGGACTGCGGCGGCGTGCCAGGCTACTATGAACTGCTCGACGCCCTCGCCCATCCACGCCACCGCAACAGCCGCGAGCGGCTGGGGTGGGCCCGCAACTGGAAGCCTGACCGCTTCGATCTGCGGGCCACGGCCAAGCGCGTGGAAGCACTGTTCCGCAGCATCGACTGA
- a CDS encoding type II toxin-antitoxin system VapC family toxin translates to MIVVDVNVIAYLLIPGRFTTRAEHLLESDPIWAAPRLWRSELRNILATYVRTGQIELHDALDLFQRAADLIAGEEYEVETPAVLRLCKESGCSAYDCEYVALAEFLDQEFVTADRKLASAFPHRARILVTA, encoded by the coding sequence ATGATCGTCGTCGACGTCAACGTCATCGCCTACCTCCTCATTCCCGGGAGGTTCACCACCAGAGCCGAACACCTGCTCGAGTCGGACCCAATCTGGGCCGCGCCACGCCTGTGGCGCAGCGAGTTGCGCAACATCCTGGCGACCTACGTACGAACCGGGCAGATCGAACTGCATGACGCGCTCGATCTGTTTCAGCGCGCTGCCGACCTCATCGCCGGCGAGGAGTATGAAGTCGAAACCCCCGCCGTTCTCCGCCTCTGCAAGGAAAGCGGTTGCTCGGCGTATGACTGCGAGTACGTGGCCCTGGCGGAGTTTCTCGATCAGGAATTCGTAACGGCGGATCGAAAGCTGGCGAGCGCGTTTCCCCACAGGGCGCGGATTCTCGTTACTGCGTGA
- a CDS encoding FitA-like ribbon-helix-helix domain-containing protein, whose protein sequence is MATVTVRNLPDEVHRALRVRAATHGRSTEAEIREILESTVRPPERLRLGSALAELGRRVGLTDDDIAAIEKVRDKTPTEPVSFE, encoded by the coding sequence ATGGCGACAGTCACCGTCAGAAATCTGCCGGACGAGGTGCATCGCGCGCTTCGTGTGCGCGCAGCGACGCACGGCCGCAGCACCGAGGCCGAAATCCGCGAGATTCTCGAATCGACCGTTCGCCCGCCGGAGCGGCTTCGCTTGGGCTCGGCTCTCGCCGAACTGGGCCGCCGCGTCGGGCTGACCGATGACGACATCGCGGCCATCGAGAAGGTGCGCGACAAGACCCCGACCGAGCCTGTGAGCTTCGAATGA